Proteins from one Bombyx mori chromosome 1, ASM3026992v2 genomic window:
- the LOC105842517 gene encoding peroxisomal membrane protein PEX16 — MSSKLSLQEVYTAYKRWVISNPSVVTDVETVATWTSYFVAGKINKSPIISEMIYCMSKLLSLYNDRLIRDAYGAETSSYGLREQIKIWLTIIHYSEVFVELIAKDRWGQRGKWTVATLLQLFKASSGLILLYRFKELPISHPPVAFLQRKKYTEGRDVEEHENSFFKLRRSGRVMRRVDGAPPIAFRDWTPVKIKDDRPVPGIEVKDLLYAESLHVLKPLLHLAAMRFFGNKAWKQWFVALSIDIASLKVYNRYMKELSYEQRLEISRRKLGLVLYLLRSPMYNKYSNTVIENVLNSASKKIPMMSLICGPIIQYLNHWQDIYFYMWAS, encoded by the coding sequence atgagTAGCAAATTGTCGTTGCAAGAAGTGTACACTGCGTACAAGCGATGGGTGATCAGCAATCCGAGCGTGGTGACAGACGTCGAGACCGTTGCTACATGGACGTCGTATTTCGTGGCcggtaaaataaacaaatcccCAATTATATCTGAAATGATATACTGCATGTCAAAGCTGTTATCATTGTATAATGATAGACTTATTCGAGACGCTTACGGTGCCGAAACTTCATCTTATGGACTTCGTGAACAGATTAAAATATGGCTCACTATCATTCACTATAGTGAAGTGTTTGTAGAACTCATTGCCAAAGACAGATGGGGACAACGAGGCAAGTGGACCGTTGCAACTTTATTGCAGCTCTTCAAAGCATCGTCCGGATTAATtcttctgtatcgattcaaagAACTTCCCATATCACACCCCCCTGTTGCTTTCTTACAAAGAAAGAAGTATACTGAAGGCCGAGATGTTGAAGAGCATGAGAATTCATTTTTTAAGCTTCGCAGGTCTGGCCGTGTTATGAGACGTGTTGATGGAGCACCTCCAATTGCTTTTCGAGATTGGACGCCAGTGAAAATAAAAGATGATAGACCTGTGCCTGGCATTGAGGTTAAGGACTTATTGTATGCTGAGTCATTACATGTTTTGAAGCCATTACTTCATCTTGCTGCAATGAGGTTCTTTGGAAATAAAGCCTGGAAGCAGTGGTTTGTGGCTCTCAGTATTGATATTGCCAGTCTCAAAGTATACAATAGGTATATGAAAGAGTTATCATATGAACAAAGGCTGGAAATAAGTCGAAGAAAATTAGGCTTAGTCCTATATTTATTACGCAGTCCTATGTACAATAAATATTCTAACACTGTAATAGAAAATGTTCTTAATTCTGCTTCAAAGAAAATACCTATGATGTCATTGATCTGTGGCCCAATAATCCAATACTTAAATCACTGGCAAGACATTTACTTCTATATGTGGGCAtcataa